Proteins from a genomic interval of Thunnus thynnus chromosome 5, fThuThy2.1, whole genome shotgun sequence:
- the tmem170a gene encoding transmembrane protein 170A yields MQDRYSEIGFVQQILGLNLVPRKNGTHRGNDTSLSDFSEMWYGVFLWAAVSSLVFHLPAALLSLATLRQHKMARFMPIAILLMGIVGPVCGGVLTSAAIAGVYKAAGKRMISLEALVFGVGQSFCVLIISFLRVLATL; encoded by the exons ATGCAGGACAGATATAGTGAGATCGGCTTCGTCCAGCAAATACTCGGGTTGAATTTAGTGCCGAGAAAAAACGGCACACACCGAGGAAACGACACCTCGCTCAGCGACTTCTCAG AGATGTGGTATGGGGTGTTCCTGTGGGCAGCGGTCTCCTCTCTGGTCTTCCACCTgcctgcagctctgctgtccCTCGCCACACTACGACAGCACAAGATGGCCCGTTTCATGCCCATCGCCATCCTCCTCATGGGCATCGTCGGGCCAGTATGCGGAGGAGTCCTCACCA gtGCAGCCATAGCCGGTGTGTACAAGGCAGCAGGGAAGAGGATGATCTCTCTGGAGGCGCTTGTTTTTGGTGTGGGACAGTCCTTCTGTGTCCTCATCATCTCCTTCCTCAGGGTACTCGCCACCCTCTAG
- the ppp6r3 gene encoding serine/threonine-protein phosphatase 6 regulatory subunit 3 isoform X2 gives MFWKFDLHTTSHIDTLLEKEDVTLTEVMDEDDVLQECKAQNHKLVDFLLRPQCMEDLVTFITQEPCTDVEEKVKYKYPNISCELLTSDVGQINDRLGEDEKLLMKLYGFLQNEPPLNPLLASFFSKVLSILIGRKPEQIVDFLRKREDFVDLMIKHIGTSAIMDLLLRMLTCIEPQQLRQDVLNWLNEEKVIQRLVDMVQPSQDEDRHSNASQSLCEIIRLSRDQMFQVQGCSEPDPLLSTLEKQETVEQLLSNIFDKEKNDSAIVSVIQILLTLFETRRPAFEGHMECPPGMSHPSFSVNHSILEAVRPRLKDFHQLLLEPPKKNVMKTTWGVLDPPVGNTRLNVVRLVASLLQSNTHSINTELINLNTLGVILDMYFKYIWNNFLHIQVEICTAMILAMPPAPTDIQPDTEQEHARESILIKHLFQKCQFIQRIVEAWSSNEKEQAEGGRRRGYMGHLTRIANSIVHNCDKGPNGPQIQQLISELPAEDREKWEAFISGQLADTNKRNTVDLVNTHHIHSSSDDEVDFKDSGFHQDSSLQQAFSDYQMQQMTSNFIEQFGFNDEEFADQDDVVDIPFDRISDINFSLNTNESANIALFEARCKEKIQQFEDAGSDEEDIWDEKDVTFAPEAQRRPRSSGSTDSEESTDSEEEDVKRDPFEAPNPNTDDRMEVDTGPVWTANFDDIPMDTGTSTAPATSPSNPAASSPLSPSSSSTEALTEAAWSSSPAATSSSETGWADFSNFTPVSPKDPLRCNSPVAMETSIETGDPLGVNAPMQPEECDGWLGTSVASPSSTSSKDCGRSKVEEETTCNEQRSITETVINGSMKETVSLTVDAKTETAVFKSDEEKSASSEKYSVGENQDSERTGVNNSAAACCPKTGEKCRSTVELPNGPLEEMSAIEEAKLDQSAVSSEPTVNGPA, from the exons GTATCCCAACATATCCTGTGAGCTGCTTACATCAGATGTGGGCCAGATCAATGACAGACTGGGAGAAGATGAAAAACTGCTGATGAAACTGTATGGCTTCCTCCAGAACGAGCCGCCTCTCAACCCACTTCTGGCCAGCTTCTTCTCCAAAGTCCTGTCCATTCTCATAGGACGCAAGCCTGAACAG ATAGTGGATTTTCTGCGGAAGCGCGAGGACTTTGTAGACTTGATGATCAAACACATTGGGACATCTGCCATCATGGACCTGCTGCTCAGAATGCTCACCTGCATTGAACCACAACAGCTACGACAGGATGTTCTCAAC TGGCTGAATGAAGAGAAGGTGATTCAGAGACTGGTGGACATGGTACAACCTTCTCAAGATGAGGAT AGACACTCCAATGCCTCCCAGTCGCTGTGTGAGATCATCAGACTGAGCAGAGACCAGATGTTCCAGGTCCAGGGCTGCTCAGAGCCCGACCCACTACTGTCCACACTTGAAAA GCAGGAGACGGTGGAGCAGCTGCTGTCTAATATCTTCGACAAGGAGAAGAATGATTCTGCAATTGTCAGTGTTATCCAGATCCTTCTCACATTGTTTGAGACAAGGAGACCAGC GTTTGAGGGTCATATGGAGTGCCCCCCTGGGATGTCCCACCCTTCATTCTCAGTCAACCACAGCATCCTGGAGGCTGTGAGACCCCGACTCAAAGACTTTCACCAGCTGCTACTGGAACCCCCAAAG aagaatgtgatgaagacGACGTGGGGGGTGCTGGACCCTCCTGTGGGCAACACCAGGCTCAATGTGGTCAGACTGGTGGCCAGTCTGTTGcagagcaacacacacagcatcaacaCAGAGCTCATTAACCTCAACACACTGGGAGTCATACTA GATATGTATTTCAAATACATCTGGAACAACTTCCTCCACATTCAGGTGGAGATCTGCACAGCCATGATTCTGGCTATGCCCCCTGCCCCCACTGACATCCAGCCAGACACAGAGCAGGAACATGCAAGAGAGAGCATCCTCATCAAACAT CTGTTTCAAAAGTGCCAGTTTATACAGAGAATCGTAGAAGCCTGGAGCTCCAATGAGAAAGAACA ggCGGAAGGTGGTCGGCGACGAGGTTACATGGGTCACCTCACCAGAATAGCCAACTCTATAGTTCATAACTGTGACAAAGGCCCTAACGGACCGCAGATACAACAGCTCATCTCTG agcTCCCAGcggaggacagagagaaatggGAGGCCTTTATTTCTGGGCAGCTGGCTGACACAAACAAGAGAAACACTGTTGACCTG GTGAACACACACCACATCCATTCTTCAAGCGATGATGAGGTGGACTTTAAAGACAGCGGCTTTCACCAGGACTCCTCTCTACAACAA GCCTTTTCTGATTATCAGATGCAACAAATGACGTCCAATTTTATTGAGCAGTTCGGCTTCAATGATGAAGAGTTTGCTGATCAGGACGATGTTGTGGA TATTCCCTTTGATAGAATATCAGACATCAATTTTTCACTGAATACAAATGAAAGT GCGAATATAGCTTTGTTTGAGGCGCGCTGTAAGGAGAAAATCCAGCAGTTTGAAGATGCTGGTTCAGATGAGGAGGATATCTGGGACGAAAAAGATGTCACCTTCGCACCAGAGGCACAGAGGCGCCCCAG GAGTTCAGGCAGCACAGACAGCGAAGAGAGCACAGACtcggaggaggaggatgtgaaGAGAGATCCATTTGAAGCTCCCAACCCCAACACCGATGACAGAATGGAAGTCGACACAG GGCCAGTGTGGACGGCCAACTTCGATGACATCCCCATGGACACAGGTACCTCCACAGCTCCGGCTACCAGCCCTAGCAACCCTGCTGCCTCCTCTCCTTtgtccccctcctcctcttccacagaAGCCCTCACTGAGGCAGCATGGAGCTCCTCTCCTGCTGCCACCTCCAGCTCCGAAACAGGCTGGGCTGATTTCTCCAACTTCACCCCTGTCAG tccCAAAGACCCTCTGAGGTGCAACTCtcctgttgccatggaaaccaGCATAGAGACAGGGGACCCGCTGGGGGTCAATGCACCCATGCAGCCTGAAG AATGTGATGGCTGGTTGGGAACCAGTGTGgcttctccctcctccacctcctctaaGGATTGTGGGAGATCTAAAGTGGAGGAGGAAACGACCTGTAATGAGCAGCGTAGCATCACAGAGACAGTCATCAACGGCTCCATGAAAGAAACAGTCAGTCTCACTGTTGACGCCAAGACTGAGACCGCCGTCTTCAAAAG TGATGAAGAGAAGAGTGCTTCTTCAGAGAAATACTCGGTAGGGGAGAATCAGGACTCGGAGCGAACAGGCGTCAACAACTCAGCCGCAGCGTGCTGTCCCAAAACAGG TGAGAAGTGTCGGTCCACTGTGGAGCTTCCTAATGGTCCTCTAGAGGAAATGTCAGCCATAGAGGAGGCCAA ATTGGACCAGAGTGCCGTGTCCTCAGAACCAACTGTAAATGGGCCGGCGTGA
- the ppp6r3 gene encoding serine/threonine-protein phosphatase 6 regulatory subunit 3 isoform X4, producing the protein MFWKFDLHTTSHIDTLLEKEDVTLTEVMDEDDVLQECKAQNHKLVDFLLRPQCMEDLVTFITQEPCTDVEEKVKYKYPNISCELLTSDVGQINDRLGEDEKLLMKLYGFLQNEPPLNPLLASFFSKVLSILIGRKPEQIVDFLRKREDFVDLMIKHIGTSAIMDLLLRMLTCIEPQQLRQDVLNWLNEEKVIQRLVDMVQPSQDEDRHSNASQSLCEIIRLSRDQMFQVQGCSEPDPLLSTLEKQETVEQLLSNIFDKEKNDSAIVSVIQILLTLFETRRPAFEGHMECPPGMSHPSFSVNHSILEAVRPRLKDFHQLLLEPPKKNVMKTTWGVLDPPVGNTRLNVVRLVASLLQSNTHSINTELINLNTLGVILDMYFKYIWNNFLHIQVEICTAMILAMPPAPTDIQPDTEQEHARESILIKHLFQKCQFIQRIVEAWSSNEKEQAEGGRRRGYMGHLTRIANSIVHNCDKGPNGPQIQQLISELPAEDREKWEAFISGQLADTNKRNTVDLVNTHHIHSSSDDEVDFKDSGFHQDSSLQQANIALFEARCKEKIQQFEDAGSDEEDIWDEKDVTFAPEAQRRPRSSGSTDSEESTDSEEEDVKRDPFEAPNPNTDDRMEVDTGPVWTANFDDIPMDTGTSTAPATSPSNPAASSPLSPSSSSTEALTEAAWSSSPAATSSSETGWADFSNFTPVSPKDPLRCNSPVAMETSIETGDPLGVNAPMQPEECDGWLGTSVASPSSTSSKDCGRSKVEEETTCNEQRSITETVINGSMKETVSLTVDAKTETAVFKSDEEKSASSEKYSVGENQDSERTGVNNSAAACCPKTGSEKCRSTVELPNGPLEEMSAIEEAKLDQSAVSSEPTVNGPA; encoded by the exons GTATCCCAACATATCCTGTGAGCTGCTTACATCAGATGTGGGCCAGATCAATGACAGACTGGGAGAAGATGAAAAACTGCTGATGAAACTGTATGGCTTCCTCCAGAACGAGCCGCCTCTCAACCCACTTCTGGCCAGCTTCTTCTCCAAAGTCCTGTCCATTCTCATAGGACGCAAGCCTGAACAG ATAGTGGATTTTCTGCGGAAGCGCGAGGACTTTGTAGACTTGATGATCAAACACATTGGGACATCTGCCATCATGGACCTGCTGCTCAGAATGCTCACCTGCATTGAACCACAACAGCTACGACAGGATGTTCTCAAC TGGCTGAATGAAGAGAAGGTGATTCAGAGACTGGTGGACATGGTACAACCTTCTCAAGATGAGGAT AGACACTCCAATGCCTCCCAGTCGCTGTGTGAGATCATCAGACTGAGCAGAGACCAGATGTTCCAGGTCCAGGGCTGCTCAGAGCCCGACCCACTACTGTCCACACTTGAAAA GCAGGAGACGGTGGAGCAGCTGCTGTCTAATATCTTCGACAAGGAGAAGAATGATTCTGCAATTGTCAGTGTTATCCAGATCCTTCTCACATTGTTTGAGACAAGGAGACCAGC GTTTGAGGGTCATATGGAGTGCCCCCCTGGGATGTCCCACCCTTCATTCTCAGTCAACCACAGCATCCTGGAGGCTGTGAGACCCCGACTCAAAGACTTTCACCAGCTGCTACTGGAACCCCCAAAG aagaatgtgatgaagacGACGTGGGGGGTGCTGGACCCTCCTGTGGGCAACACCAGGCTCAATGTGGTCAGACTGGTGGCCAGTCTGTTGcagagcaacacacacagcatcaacaCAGAGCTCATTAACCTCAACACACTGGGAGTCATACTA GATATGTATTTCAAATACATCTGGAACAACTTCCTCCACATTCAGGTGGAGATCTGCACAGCCATGATTCTGGCTATGCCCCCTGCCCCCACTGACATCCAGCCAGACACAGAGCAGGAACATGCAAGAGAGAGCATCCTCATCAAACAT CTGTTTCAAAAGTGCCAGTTTATACAGAGAATCGTAGAAGCCTGGAGCTCCAATGAGAAAGAACA ggCGGAAGGTGGTCGGCGACGAGGTTACATGGGTCACCTCACCAGAATAGCCAACTCTATAGTTCATAACTGTGACAAAGGCCCTAACGGACCGCAGATACAACAGCTCATCTCTG agcTCCCAGcggaggacagagagaaatggGAGGCCTTTATTTCTGGGCAGCTGGCTGACACAAACAAGAGAAACACTGTTGACCTG GTGAACACACACCACATCCATTCTTCAAGCGATGATGAGGTGGACTTTAAAGACAGCGGCTTTCACCAGGACTCCTCTCTACAACAA GCGAATATAGCTTTGTTTGAGGCGCGCTGTAAGGAGAAAATCCAGCAGTTTGAAGATGCTGGTTCAGATGAGGAGGATATCTGGGACGAAAAAGATGTCACCTTCGCACCAGAGGCACAGAGGCGCCCCAG GAGTTCAGGCAGCACAGACAGCGAAGAGAGCACAGACtcggaggaggaggatgtgaaGAGAGATCCATTTGAAGCTCCCAACCCCAACACCGATGACAGAATGGAAGTCGACACAG GGCCAGTGTGGACGGCCAACTTCGATGACATCCCCATGGACACAGGTACCTCCACAGCTCCGGCTACCAGCCCTAGCAACCCTGCTGCCTCCTCTCCTTtgtccccctcctcctcttccacagaAGCCCTCACTGAGGCAGCATGGAGCTCCTCTCCTGCTGCCACCTCCAGCTCCGAAACAGGCTGGGCTGATTTCTCCAACTTCACCCCTGTCAG tccCAAAGACCCTCTGAGGTGCAACTCtcctgttgccatggaaaccaGCATAGAGACAGGGGACCCGCTGGGGGTCAATGCACCCATGCAGCCTGAAG AATGTGATGGCTGGTTGGGAACCAGTGTGgcttctccctcctccacctcctctaaGGATTGTGGGAGATCTAAAGTGGAGGAGGAAACGACCTGTAATGAGCAGCGTAGCATCACAGAGACAGTCATCAACGGCTCCATGAAAGAAACAGTCAGTCTCACTGTTGACGCCAAGACTGAGACCGCCGTCTTCAAAAG TGATGAAGAGAAGAGTGCTTCTTCAGAGAAATACTCGGTAGGGGAGAATCAGGACTCGGAGCGAACAGGCGTCAACAACTCAGCCGCAGCGTGCTGTCCCAAAACAGG CAGTGAGAAGTGTCGGTCCACTGTGGAGCTTCCTAATGGTCCTCTAGAGGAAATGTCAGCCATAGAGGAGGCCAA ATTGGACCAGAGTGCCGTGTCCTCAGAACCAACTGTAAATGGGCCGGCGTGA
- the ppp6r3 gene encoding serine/threonine-protein phosphatase 6 regulatory subunit 3 isoform X3, protein MFWKFDLHTTSHIDTLLEKEDVTLTEVMDEDDVLQECKAQNHKLVDFLLRPQCMEDLVTFITQEPCTDVEEKVKYKYPNISCELLTSDVGQINDRLGEDEKLLMKLYGFLQNEPPLNPLLASFFSKVLSILIGRKPEQIVDFLRKREDFVDLMIKHIGTSAIMDLLLRMLTCIEPQQLRQDVLNWLNEEKVIQRLVDMVQPSQDEDRHSNASQSLCEIIRLSRDQMFQVQGCSEPDPLLSTLEKQETVEQLLSNIFDKEKNDSAIVSVIQILLTLFETRRPAFEGHMECPPGMSHPSFSVNHSILEAVRPRLKDFHQLLLEPPKKNVMKTTWGVLDPPVGNTRLNVVRLVASLLQSNTHSINTELINLNTLGVILDMYFKYIWNNFLHIQVEICTAMILAMPPAPTDIQPDTEQEHARESILIKHLFQKCQFIQRIVEAWSSNEKEQAEGGRRRGYMGHLTRIANSIVHNCDKGPNGPQIQQLISELPAEDREKWEAFISGQLADTNKRNTVDLVNTHHIHSSSDDEVDFKDSGFHQDSSLQQFGFNDEEFADQDDVVDIPFDRISDINFSLNTNESANIALFEARCKEKIQQFEDAGSDEEDIWDEKDVTFAPEAQRRPRSSGSTDSEESTDSEEEDVKRDPFEAPNPNTDDRMEVDTGPVWTANFDDIPMDTGTSTAPATSPSNPAASSPLSPSSSSTEALTEAAWSSSPAATSSSETGWADFSNFTPVSPKDPLRCNSPVAMETSIETGDPLGVNAPMQPEECDGWLGTSVASPSSTSSKDCGRSKVEEETTCNEQRSITETVINGSMKETVSLTVDAKTETAVFKSDEEKSASSEKYSVGENQDSERTGVNNSAAACCPKTGSEKCRSTVELPNGPLEEMSAIEEAKLDQSAVSSEPTVNGPA, encoded by the exons GTATCCCAACATATCCTGTGAGCTGCTTACATCAGATGTGGGCCAGATCAATGACAGACTGGGAGAAGATGAAAAACTGCTGATGAAACTGTATGGCTTCCTCCAGAACGAGCCGCCTCTCAACCCACTTCTGGCCAGCTTCTTCTCCAAAGTCCTGTCCATTCTCATAGGACGCAAGCCTGAACAG ATAGTGGATTTTCTGCGGAAGCGCGAGGACTTTGTAGACTTGATGATCAAACACATTGGGACATCTGCCATCATGGACCTGCTGCTCAGAATGCTCACCTGCATTGAACCACAACAGCTACGACAGGATGTTCTCAAC TGGCTGAATGAAGAGAAGGTGATTCAGAGACTGGTGGACATGGTACAACCTTCTCAAGATGAGGAT AGACACTCCAATGCCTCCCAGTCGCTGTGTGAGATCATCAGACTGAGCAGAGACCAGATGTTCCAGGTCCAGGGCTGCTCAGAGCCCGACCCACTACTGTCCACACTTGAAAA GCAGGAGACGGTGGAGCAGCTGCTGTCTAATATCTTCGACAAGGAGAAGAATGATTCTGCAATTGTCAGTGTTATCCAGATCCTTCTCACATTGTTTGAGACAAGGAGACCAGC GTTTGAGGGTCATATGGAGTGCCCCCCTGGGATGTCCCACCCTTCATTCTCAGTCAACCACAGCATCCTGGAGGCTGTGAGACCCCGACTCAAAGACTTTCACCAGCTGCTACTGGAACCCCCAAAG aagaatgtgatgaagacGACGTGGGGGGTGCTGGACCCTCCTGTGGGCAACACCAGGCTCAATGTGGTCAGACTGGTGGCCAGTCTGTTGcagagcaacacacacagcatcaacaCAGAGCTCATTAACCTCAACACACTGGGAGTCATACTA GATATGTATTTCAAATACATCTGGAACAACTTCCTCCACATTCAGGTGGAGATCTGCACAGCCATGATTCTGGCTATGCCCCCTGCCCCCACTGACATCCAGCCAGACACAGAGCAGGAACATGCAAGAGAGAGCATCCTCATCAAACAT CTGTTTCAAAAGTGCCAGTTTATACAGAGAATCGTAGAAGCCTGGAGCTCCAATGAGAAAGAACA ggCGGAAGGTGGTCGGCGACGAGGTTACATGGGTCACCTCACCAGAATAGCCAACTCTATAGTTCATAACTGTGACAAAGGCCCTAACGGACCGCAGATACAACAGCTCATCTCTG agcTCCCAGcggaggacagagagaaatggGAGGCCTTTATTTCTGGGCAGCTGGCTGACACAAACAAGAGAAACACTGTTGACCTG GTGAACACACACCACATCCATTCTTCAAGCGATGATGAGGTGGACTTTAAAGACAGCGGCTTTCACCAGGACTCCTCTCTACAACAA TTCGGCTTCAATGATGAAGAGTTTGCTGATCAGGACGATGTTGTGGA TATTCCCTTTGATAGAATATCAGACATCAATTTTTCACTGAATACAAATGAAAGT GCGAATATAGCTTTGTTTGAGGCGCGCTGTAAGGAGAAAATCCAGCAGTTTGAAGATGCTGGTTCAGATGAGGAGGATATCTGGGACGAAAAAGATGTCACCTTCGCACCAGAGGCACAGAGGCGCCCCAG GAGTTCAGGCAGCACAGACAGCGAAGAGAGCACAGACtcggaggaggaggatgtgaaGAGAGATCCATTTGAAGCTCCCAACCCCAACACCGATGACAGAATGGAAGTCGACACAG GGCCAGTGTGGACGGCCAACTTCGATGACATCCCCATGGACACAGGTACCTCCACAGCTCCGGCTACCAGCCCTAGCAACCCTGCTGCCTCCTCTCCTTtgtccccctcctcctcttccacagaAGCCCTCACTGAGGCAGCATGGAGCTCCTCTCCTGCTGCCACCTCCAGCTCCGAAACAGGCTGGGCTGATTTCTCCAACTTCACCCCTGTCAG tccCAAAGACCCTCTGAGGTGCAACTCtcctgttgccatggaaaccaGCATAGAGACAGGGGACCCGCTGGGGGTCAATGCACCCATGCAGCCTGAAG AATGTGATGGCTGGTTGGGAACCAGTGTGgcttctccctcctccacctcctctaaGGATTGTGGGAGATCTAAAGTGGAGGAGGAAACGACCTGTAATGAGCAGCGTAGCATCACAGAGACAGTCATCAACGGCTCCATGAAAGAAACAGTCAGTCTCACTGTTGACGCCAAGACTGAGACCGCCGTCTTCAAAAG TGATGAAGAGAAGAGTGCTTCTTCAGAGAAATACTCGGTAGGGGAGAATCAGGACTCGGAGCGAACAGGCGTCAACAACTCAGCCGCAGCGTGCTGTCCCAAAACAGG CAGTGAGAAGTGTCGGTCCACTGTGGAGCTTCCTAATGGTCCTCTAGAGGAAATGTCAGCCATAGAGGAGGCCAA ATTGGACCAGAGTGCCGTGTCCTCAGAACCAACTGTAAATGGGCCGGCGTGA
- the ppp6r3 gene encoding serine/threonine-protein phosphatase 6 regulatory subunit 3 isoform X1 has product MFWKFDLHTTSHIDTLLEKEDVTLTEVMDEDDVLQECKAQNHKLVDFLLRPQCMEDLVTFITQEPCTDVEEKVKYKYPNISCELLTSDVGQINDRLGEDEKLLMKLYGFLQNEPPLNPLLASFFSKVLSILIGRKPEQIVDFLRKREDFVDLMIKHIGTSAIMDLLLRMLTCIEPQQLRQDVLNWLNEEKVIQRLVDMVQPSQDEDRHSNASQSLCEIIRLSRDQMFQVQGCSEPDPLLSTLEKQETVEQLLSNIFDKEKNDSAIVSVIQILLTLFETRRPAFEGHMECPPGMSHPSFSVNHSILEAVRPRLKDFHQLLLEPPKKNVMKTTWGVLDPPVGNTRLNVVRLVASLLQSNTHSINTELINLNTLGVILDMYFKYIWNNFLHIQVEICTAMILAMPPAPTDIQPDTEQEHARESILIKHLFQKCQFIQRIVEAWSSNEKEQAEGGRRRGYMGHLTRIANSIVHNCDKGPNGPQIQQLISELPAEDREKWEAFISGQLADTNKRNTVDLVNTHHIHSSSDDEVDFKDSGFHQDSSLQQAFSDYQMQQMTSNFIEQFGFNDEEFADQDDVVDIPFDRISDINFSLNTNESANIALFEARCKEKIQQFEDAGSDEEDIWDEKDVTFAPEAQRRPRSSGSTDSEESTDSEEEDVKRDPFEAPNPNTDDRMEVDTGPVWTANFDDIPMDTGTSTAPATSPSNPAASSPLSPSSSSTEALTEAAWSSSPAATSSSETGWADFSNFTPVSPKDPLRCNSPVAMETSIETGDPLGVNAPMQPEECDGWLGTSVASPSSTSSKDCGRSKVEEETTCNEQRSITETVINGSMKETVSLTVDAKTETAVFKSDEEKSASSEKYSVGENQDSERTGVNNSAAACCPKTGSEKCRSTVELPNGPLEEMSAIEEAKLDQSAVSSEPTVNGPA; this is encoded by the exons GTATCCCAACATATCCTGTGAGCTGCTTACATCAGATGTGGGCCAGATCAATGACAGACTGGGAGAAGATGAAAAACTGCTGATGAAACTGTATGGCTTCCTCCAGAACGAGCCGCCTCTCAACCCACTTCTGGCCAGCTTCTTCTCCAAAGTCCTGTCCATTCTCATAGGACGCAAGCCTGAACAG ATAGTGGATTTTCTGCGGAAGCGCGAGGACTTTGTAGACTTGATGATCAAACACATTGGGACATCTGCCATCATGGACCTGCTGCTCAGAATGCTCACCTGCATTGAACCACAACAGCTACGACAGGATGTTCTCAAC TGGCTGAATGAAGAGAAGGTGATTCAGAGACTGGTGGACATGGTACAACCTTCTCAAGATGAGGAT AGACACTCCAATGCCTCCCAGTCGCTGTGTGAGATCATCAGACTGAGCAGAGACCAGATGTTCCAGGTCCAGGGCTGCTCAGAGCCCGACCCACTACTGTCCACACTTGAAAA GCAGGAGACGGTGGAGCAGCTGCTGTCTAATATCTTCGACAAGGAGAAGAATGATTCTGCAATTGTCAGTGTTATCCAGATCCTTCTCACATTGTTTGAGACAAGGAGACCAGC GTTTGAGGGTCATATGGAGTGCCCCCCTGGGATGTCCCACCCTTCATTCTCAGTCAACCACAGCATCCTGGAGGCTGTGAGACCCCGACTCAAAGACTTTCACCAGCTGCTACTGGAACCCCCAAAG aagaatgtgatgaagacGACGTGGGGGGTGCTGGACCCTCCTGTGGGCAACACCAGGCTCAATGTGGTCAGACTGGTGGCCAGTCTGTTGcagagcaacacacacagcatcaacaCAGAGCTCATTAACCTCAACACACTGGGAGTCATACTA GATATGTATTTCAAATACATCTGGAACAACTTCCTCCACATTCAGGTGGAGATCTGCACAGCCATGATTCTGGCTATGCCCCCTGCCCCCACTGACATCCAGCCAGACACAGAGCAGGAACATGCAAGAGAGAGCATCCTCATCAAACAT CTGTTTCAAAAGTGCCAGTTTATACAGAGAATCGTAGAAGCCTGGAGCTCCAATGAGAAAGAACA ggCGGAAGGTGGTCGGCGACGAGGTTACATGGGTCACCTCACCAGAATAGCCAACTCTATAGTTCATAACTGTGACAAAGGCCCTAACGGACCGCAGATACAACAGCTCATCTCTG agcTCCCAGcggaggacagagagaaatggGAGGCCTTTATTTCTGGGCAGCTGGCTGACACAAACAAGAGAAACACTGTTGACCTG GTGAACACACACCACATCCATTCTTCAAGCGATGATGAGGTGGACTTTAAAGACAGCGGCTTTCACCAGGACTCCTCTCTACAACAA GCCTTTTCTGATTATCAGATGCAACAAATGACGTCCAATTTTATTGAGCAGTTCGGCTTCAATGATGAAGAGTTTGCTGATCAGGACGATGTTGTGGA TATTCCCTTTGATAGAATATCAGACATCAATTTTTCACTGAATACAAATGAAAGT GCGAATATAGCTTTGTTTGAGGCGCGCTGTAAGGAGAAAATCCAGCAGTTTGAAGATGCTGGTTCAGATGAGGAGGATATCTGGGACGAAAAAGATGTCACCTTCGCACCAGAGGCACAGAGGCGCCCCAG GAGTTCAGGCAGCACAGACAGCGAAGAGAGCACAGACtcggaggaggaggatgtgaaGAGAGATCCATTTGAAGCTCCCAACCCCAACACCGATGACAGAATGGAAGTCGACACAG GGCCAGTGTGGACGGCCAACTTCGATGACATCCCCATGGACACAGGTACCTCCACAGCTCCGGCTACCAGCCCTAGCAACCCTGCTGCCTCCTCTCCTTtgtccccctcctcctcttccacagaAGCCCTCACTGAGGCAGCATGGAGCTCCTCTCCTGCTGCCACCTCCAGCTCCGAAACAGGCTGGGCTGATTTCTCCAACTTCACCCCTGTCAG tccCAAAGACCCTCTGAGGTGCAACTCtcctgttgccatggaaaccaGCATAGAGACAGGGGACCCGCTGGGGGTCAATGCACCCATGCAGCCTGAAG AATGTGATGGCTGGTTGGGAACCAGTGTGgcttctccctcctccacctcctctaaGGATTGTGGGAGATCTAAAGTGGAGGAGGAAACGACCTGTAATGAGCAGCGTAGCATCACAGAGACAGTCATCAACGGCTCCATGAAAGAAACAGTCAGTCTCACTGTTGACGCCAAGACTGAGACCGCCGTCTTCAAAAG TGATGAAGAGAAGAGTGCTTCTTCAGAGAAATACTCGGTAGGGGAGAATCAGGACTCGGAGCGAACAGGCGTCAACAACTCAGCCGCAGCGTGCTGTCCCAAAACAGG CAGTGAGAAGTGTCGGTCCACTGTGGAGCTTCCTAATGGTCCTCTAGAGGAAATGTCAGCCATAGAGGAGGCCAA ATTGGACCAGAGTGCCGTGTCCTCAGAACCAACTGTAAATGGGCCGGCGTGA